A section of the Tumebacillus amylolyticus genome encodes:
- a CDS encoding glycosyltransferase family 4 protein: protein MKIGVDARGAIWYRGTGIGTYTYQLVKNLHMLDKQNQYRFFWPGDEYKNLDPSVDEVFNSIERSKDKFWEEVHIPMSVEQEQIDIFHVPQNGIGLPAKKGCLNVVTVHDLIPYIYPETVGRGYLKIFLNEMPRIMEQSDLVITVSEHSKRDIQRIFQLPDDKVVVTYEAPESVYREIDKAEAQNYVQEKFGINSRYILYIGGFSPRKNVKGLINAFYEIQHDIPADTKLVLVGKEARDYDDTMMLVEALRLQDKVVFTGFAPVLELPYLYAAANLFVYPSFYEGFGLPPLEAMACGTPTITSNTSSIPEVTGDAALLINPHDMYDLAGRMVKVLNDEDLQAKMRTAGLQQASKFTWQRCAQETMAAYQKLFNRTKV, encoded by the coding sequence ATGAAGATTGGCGTAGACGCACGAGGAGCAATCTGGTATCGAGGTACGGGCATCGGAACCTACACGTACCAGTTGGTCAAGAATCTTCACATGCTCGACAAGCAGAATCAATATCGGTTCTTCTGGCCGGGTGACGAATATAAAAACCTCGACCCGTCGGTTGACGAGGTGTTCAATTCGATTGAACGGAGCAAGGATAAGTTCTGGGAGGAAGTTCACATCCCGATGAGCGTGGAGCAGGAGCAGATCGACATCTTCCACGTTCCGCAAAACGGCATCGGCCTGCCTGCGAAAAAAGGCTGCTTGAACGTGGTCACCGTCCACGACTTGATTCCGTATATCTACCCGGAGACGGTCGGGCGCGGGTATCTCAAGATCTTCTTGAACGAGATGCCGCGGATCATGGAGCAGTCCGACTTGGTCATCACCGTATCGGAGCATTCCAAGCGGGACATCCAGCGCATCTTCCAACTGCCGGATGACAAAGTCGTCGTCACGTATGAAGCGCCGGAAAGCGTGTACCGTGAGATCGACAAGGCAGAGGCGCAGAACTACGTGCAGGAGAAGTTTGGCATCAACTCCCGCTATATTCTCTACATCGGCGGATTCTCACCGCGCAAGAACGTCAAAGGGCTGATCAATGCCTTCTACGAAATTCAGCACGACATCCCCGCCGATACCAAATTGGTGCTCGTCGGCAAGGAAGCGCGTGATTATGACGATACGATGATGCTCGTTGAGGCGTTGCGTTTGCAAGACAAGGTCGTATTCACCGGATTTGCGCCGGTGTTGGAACTTCCCTATCTGTACGCGGCGGCGAATCTGTTCGTCTATCCGTCGTTCTACGAGGGCTTCGGTCTGCCGCCGCTTGAAGCGATGGCGTGCGGCACGCCGACGATTACCTCGAACACGTCTTCGATCCCGGAAGTGACAGGGGACGCCGCGTTGCTGATCAACCCGCATGATATGTACGACCTCGCCGGAAGAATGGTGAAAGTTCTCAACGACGAGGACTTGCAAGCCAAGATGCGTACCGCAGGGTTGCAACAGGCTTCGAAGTTTACGTGGCAGCGATGTGCGCAAGAAACAATGGCTGCGTATCAGAAACTTTTTAACCGCACCAAAGTGTAG
- a CDS encoding LamB/YcsF family protein, with product MYRVDLNCDLGESFGVYPLGNDEEILSVVTSANIACGYHAGDPATMRRTVHMALQRGVGIGAHPGLPDLAGFGRRKMDITPREAYDMTVYQIGALGGFVRACGASLQHVKPHGALYNMAAVNRKLAEAIAEAVYDLDGSMMLFGLAGSELVKAAERIGLQTAHEVFADRTYQANGTLTPRSHPHALLTDPEQSVEQVLRMVMESKVRALSGEDVTIQADTICLHGDGPHALDFARRIRDRLEAADILVEGFRMQEM from the coding sequence ATGTATCGTGTCGATTTGAATTGTGACTTGGGAGAAAGTTTCGGCGTGTATCCCTTGGGAAATGACGAAGAAATTCTGTCTGTCGTAACTTCGGCAAACATCGCCTGTGGCTACCACGCGGGCGACCCCGCCACGATGCGCCGCACCGTTCATATGGCCCTGCAACGAGGCGTCGGGATCGGTGCCCATCCCGGATTGCCTGACCTGGCAGGGTTTGGACGACGAAAGATGGACATCACGCCGCGTGAAGCGTATGACATGACCGTCTACCAAATCGGAGCACTCGGCGGTTTCGTTCGCGCCTGCGGGGCGAGCCTTCAACATGTCAAGCCGCACGGGGCGCTCTACAACATGGCTGCCGTCAACCGCAAACTTGCCGAAGCCATCGCCGAAGCGGTGTACGACCTCGACGGCAGCATGATGTTGTTCGGATTGGCGGGGAGCGAACTGGTCAAGGCGGCTGAACGCATCGGCTTGCAAACGGCGCATGAAGTGTTTGCCGACCGTACATACCAAGCGAACGGCACTCTCACGCCGCGCAGTCACCCCCATGCCTTGCTGACAGACCCCGAGCAATCGGTGGAGCAGGTCTTGCGCATGGTGATGGAAAGCAAAGTCCGCGCTCTCTCCGGCGAGGACGTCACCATCCAAGCCGACACGATCTGCCTCCACGGAGACGGCCCGCATGCGCTGGACTTCGCACGCCGAATTCGTGACCGGCTGGAAGCGGCAGACATTTTGGTGGAAGGATTTCGTATGCAAGAGATGTAA
- a CDS encoding biotin-dependent carboxyltransferase family protein, protein MSLRVLRAGLLTTVQDLGRTGFQNQGVVVSGAVDAFALRVANLLVGNSEGAAGVEITVRGPRLEFLKDRLIAVCGADLSPTLNGTAVKLWRPVSVSRGSILEFGAPRLGCRAYLALAGGLDVPVILGSRSTYLRGGLGRAMKDGDVVGTGRASAWASRMLQKLSSSDAKTASWYLSPALLPPYSPSPVLRVIPGNQFETFSQACRERFFQSAYSVTPQSDRMGCRLAGTPLEVETTQEMISEAVTFGTVQVPPQGQPILLLADRQTTGGYPKIAQVAAVDLPLAAQLKPGDSVRFQEITLSEAHALFLAREAALTSLRFALAHFH, encoded by the coding sequence ATGAGCCTGCGCGTGCTGCGTGCGGGCCTGCTCACGACGGTGCAAGACTTAGGACGAACCGGGTTCCAGAACCAAGGTGTCGTGGTCAGCGGAGCCGTCGATGCGTTTGCCTTGCGAGTCGCCAACTTGCTCGTCGGCAATTCGGAGGGCGCGGCAGGGGTTGAAATCACAGTGCGCGGGCCACGGTTGGAATTTCTGAAGGATAGGCTCATCGCAGTATGTGGCGCTGATTTATCGCCCACGCTGAATGGTACTGCTGTGAAACTTTGGCGTCCCGTATCGGTTTCACGAGGCAGTATACTTGAATTCGGAGCGCCGCGTCTCGGATGCCGTGCCTATCTGGCGTTGGCCGGCGGGTTGGATGTGCCTGTAATTCTGGGGAGCAGAAGCACCTATCTGCGCGGCGGGCTAGGACGGGCAATGAAGGATGGCGATGTTGTCGGGACGGGTAGAGCGTCTGCGTGGGCATCACGAATGTTGCAAAAGCTCTCATCAAGTGATGCGAAGACGGCCTCTTGGTACCTCTCGCCCGCTCTCTTACCCCCTTATTCGCCGAGTCCCGTGCTGCGCGTGATCCCCGGCAACCAGTTTGAGACGTTCTCGCAGGCGTGCCGGGAACGTTTTTTTCAAAGCGCGTATTCCGTGACACCGCAATCGGATCGCATGGGCTGTCGGTTGGCAGGGACCCCGCTTGAGGTCGAGACAACTCAGGAGATGATCTCCGAAGCGGTGACGTTCGGCACCGTGCAAGTGCCTCCGCAGGGCCAGCCGATCCTCTTGCTTGCCGACCGCCAGACGACGGGGGGCTATCCCAAGATCGCACAGGTCGCGGCGGTAGACCTCCCGCTGGCTGCACAATTGAAGCCGGGAGACTCTGTGCGGTTTCAAGAAATCACCTTATCGGAAGCTCATGCCTTATTTCTCGCGAGGGAGGCCGCCCTGACTTCCTTGCGGTTTGCCTTGGCTCATTTCCATTAA
- a CDS encoding thiol-disulfide oxidoreductase DCC family protein, translating into MKVVFDGHCGICQATMLRLFEMFGTQIEPVDFRTYNDVAEIHPDLREDACKARMHVIKNGRVFGGAEAAVQVMQLHKLYRWPTKLYYIPPIGWLSERIYNWVSRNRFKLSKWLGLKVPECTDACSIHHAPKSNKKRD; encoded by the coding sequence ATGAAAGTGGTATTCGACGGACACTGCGGCATCTGCCAAGCGACGATGCTCCGACTGTTCGAGATGTTCGGCACGCAAATTGAGCCGGTGGACTTCCGCACGTACAACGATGTCGCAGAAATCCATCCCGACTTGCGTGAGGACGCATGCAAAGCCCGCATGCACGTCATCAAAAACGGCCGTGTCTTCGGCGGGGCCGAAGCGGCCGTGCAAGTGATGCAACTGCACAAACTCTACCGCTGGCCGACCAAACTCTACTACATACCGCCGATCGGCTGGCTGTCCGAACGCATCTATAACTGGGTCTCGCGCAACCGCTTCAAGCTCTCCAAATGGCTGGGATTGAAAGTTCCGGAATGCACCGACGCCTGCTCCATTCACCACGCGCCCAAATCCAACAAAAAAAGGGACTAG
- a CDS encoding RluA family pseudouridine synthase — MHAEKIGPWLEIRAKGTRVETERTMLSFLEGEVGLPRTVIEQLAQDERLALNKDLASLHDPVKTGDRVRCLLFPDEPYGIEPEMLDLEVLYEDDHLIVVNKPVGMKVHANDEGETGSLLNALAWHFQMQGLETRVRLLHRLDQETSGAILFPKHAVAQRLLDSMLQERAIKREYWAVVQGYIRVNHGTVDAPIGRDRNHATRRRVSATGKPAQTDFRVVERFGAQATLVQASLRTGRTHQIRVHFAHLGHPILGDELYGGRTDLIQRQALHAKFLRFPHPITGETLEIQAPEPEDFADLLRKVKDQ; from the coding sequence ATGCATGCAGAAAAAATCGGCCCATGGCTGGAGATTCGCGCCAAGGGTACACGTGTTGAGACCGAGCGGACGATGCTCTCGTTTTTGGAGGGTGAAGTCGGTTTGCCCCGCACGGTGATTGAACAACTCGCGCAGGACGAACGCCTCGCGCTGAATAAAGACCTTGCCTCACTCCACGATCCTGTTAAAACCGGCGACCGCGTGCGCTGTCTGCTGTTCCCGGACGAGCCGTATGGCATCGAACCGGAGATGCTGGATCTTGAGGTGCTTTACGAAGACGACCACTTGATTGTCGTGAACAAGCCCGTTGGGATGAAAGTCCATGCCAACGACGAAGGCGAGACAGGCTCGCTTTTGAATGCGCTGGCGTGGCATTTCCAGATGCAGGGCTTGGAGACGCGGGTCCGTCTGTTGCATCGTCTGGATCAAGAAACGTCGGGCGCGATCCTGTTTCCCAAACATGCGGTTGCGCAACGATTGCTCGACTCCATGCTCCAAGAGCGCGCGATCAAGCGCGAGTATTGGGCAGTGGTGCAAGGATACATACGGGTCAACCACGGCACCGTCGACGCCCCGATCGGCCGCGACCGCAACCATGCGACCCGCCGTCGCGTTTCGGCGACAGGGAAGCCCGCGCAGACCGATTTCCGCGTGGTGGAGCGCTTCGGCGCACAAGCGACGCTGGTGCAAGCCTCCTTGCGCACGGGGCGTACCCACCAGATTCGCGTGCATTTTGCCCATCTCGGACACCCGATTCTCGGCGACGAGCTGTATGGCGGGCGGACCGATTTGATTCAAAGACAAGCTCTGCACGCCAAGTTCCTCCGCTTCCCGCATCCGATTACGGGCGAAACGTTGGAAATTCAAGCGCCGGAGCCGGAAGACTTCGCTGACTTGCTACGGAAGGTGAAAGACCAATGA
- a CDS encoding methyl-accepting chemotaxis protein, with protein sequence MEHLEIIHKRNKLLANLMWFSLLLGVGSSFAAHMPLKPTLILLAVGGFNSVLLTILNWRRVLTTKIMFLVALMCADVTFTMVTMTEGFTNYFLIFYNLAAVALYQNWRPLVLSGALGLGMTQYFWMNYRDTMFKAFADTDLQTLHSFILLVTVLLVFSCVFSERLRKQIDQKHTEAMEVKTRIEDLFHQIKDSVGIVTQFSENLRENITVTRSISDEVAATFTVIARSVELEAESVTDISDSMKAVGERVTSANQASLTMRELSAETAHVTEAGSREMATLSREMANVDEIIDVTVQITGDLNKQTQRISDIVESIDKIAAQTNLLALNAAIEAARAGEQGRSFSVVAHEVRVLAENSLESTKEIAAVLHEIQTKTAEVASQVQSGQTAVSTSQVAMKRVSQFFGQIQDNTTRVVQQAGHVETMNQHLQESSVQIAGEIGAIANMTEQNAASVEEILANIEEQNRHVAEVVASYTELEQLTLRLRELTQS encoded by the coding sequence ATGGAACACCTGGAAATCATTCATAAGCGCAACAAACTGCTCGCCAACCTCATGTGGTTCTCTTTGCTCTTGGGCGTAGGCAGCTCTTTTGCCGCGCACATGCCGCTCAAACCGACGCTGATTTTGCTTGCGGTCGGCGGTTTCAACTCCGTGTTGCTCACGATCTTGAACTGGCGCCGTGTGTTGACGACGAAGATCATGTTCCTCGTCGCGCTTATGTGTGCCGATGTCACGTTCACGATGGTGACGATGACCGAAGGCTTCACGAACTATTTCTTGATTTTTTACAACCTCGCCGCCGTCGCCCTCTACCAAAACTGGCGTCCCTTGGTGCTCTCCGGAGCTTTGGGATTGGGGATGACGCAGTACTTCTGGATGAACTACCGCGATACGATGTTCAAAGCGTTTGCGGACACCGATCTCCAGACCTTGCATTCCTTCATCTTGCTCGTGACCGTCCTCTTGGTGTTCTCCTGCGTGTTTTCGGAGCGACTGCGCAAGCAAATCGACCAGAAACACACCGAAGCGATGGAGGTCAAGACCCGCATCGAAGACCTGTTCCACCAAATCAAAGATTCGGTCGGGATCGTCACCCAGTTCTCCGAGAACTTGCGCGAGAACATCACCGTCACCCGCAGCATCTCCGATGAAGTCGCCGCCACCTTCACCGTCATCGCCCGCTCGGTGGAACTGGAAGCCGAGAGCGTCACAGACATCTCCGACTCGATGAAAGCGGTCGGCGAACGCGTAACATCTGCCAACCAAGCCTCGCTGACGATGCGCGAACTGTCTGCCGAGACCGCCCATGTCACCGAAGCGGGAAGCCGCGAGATGGCCACCCTCTCTCGGGAGATGGCGAACGTCGATGAGATCATCGACGTCACCGTTCAGATTACCGGCGATCTCAACAAACAGACCCAGCGCATCTCCGACATCGTCGAATCGATTGACAAGATCGCCGCGCAAACCAATTTGCTGGCCCTCAACGCCGCCATCGAAGCGGCACGCGCCGGTGAGCAAGGCCGCAGTTTCTCCGTCGTCGCCCATGAAGTCCGCGTCTTGGCGGAGAACTCGCTGGAATCGACCAAGGAGATCGCCGCCGTCCTGCATGAGATTCAGACCAAGACCGCCGAAGTCGCAAGCCAAGTCCAGAGCGGGCAAACGGCCGTCTCGACTTCGCAAGTGGCGATGAAGCGCGTGTCGCAGTTCTTCGGTCAGATCCAAGACAACACCACCCGTGTCGTCCAACAAGCAGGACACGTCGAGACGATGAACCAACATCTGCAGGAATCCTCCGTGCAGATCGCCGGCGAGATCGGCGCGATTGCCAACATGACGGAGCAGAACGCCGCCTCCGTCGAAGAAATTCTCGCCAACATCGAAGAACAGAACCGTCACGTTGCAGAAGTCGTGGCGAGCTATACGGAGTTGGAGCAATTGACGCTTCGACTCCGGGAACTGACCCAATCCTAA
- a CDS encoding uracil-DNA glycosylase family protein gives MITLTEMFEKVARDFRVPDLIPQNARMVFLLESPHTQELLHGVPVAGLSGGSMAKHLLGVSDKLGPVVKSDPERYGIGLMNVCSIPMQTAAYEKYPQLRPEAYGGFFPTLEGLRAGRKKGVELSDWDELQTLILDNLRSRLQALTNRRLTLVPCGAFAQKYFKLAGVTSPNWRLLADVPHPSFNNWDKERYRAKIEEVKKAFTLS, from the coding sequence ATGATAACGCTCACTGAAATGTTTGAGAAAGTCGCGAGAGACTTTCGCGTGCCGGACCTGATTCCACAGAACGCCCGCATGGTGTTCCTCTTGGAGAGCCCGCACACACAAGAGCTTCTGCACGGCGTTCCTGTCGCGGGTCTCTCGGGCGGTTCGATGGCGAAGCACTTGCTCGGCGTCAGCGACAAACTCGGCCCTGTGGTCAAGTCGGACCCTGAACGCTATGGCATCGGATTGATGAACGTCTGCTCGATTCCCATGCAGACAGCCGCTTATGAAAAATACCCGCAGTTGCGCCCCGAGGCGTACGGAGGTTTTTTCCCGACGTTGGAAGGCTTGCGAGCCGGTCGGAAAAAAGGCGTAGAGCTCTCCGACTGGGACGAACTCCAAACCTTGATCTTGGACAATCTTCGAAGCCGCCTGCAAGCTCTCACGAATCGACGCCTCACCCTCGTTCCCTGCGGAGCCTTCGCCCAGAAATACTTCAAACTCGCAGGGGTCACTTCTCCAAACTGGCGACTCCTCGCAGACGTTCCGCACCCGTCCTTCAACAATTGGGACAAGGAACGGTACCGAGCCAAAATCGAGGAAGTAAAAAAAGCATTCACCCTCTCGTGA
- a CDS encoding CotS family spore coat protein: MAKKESVTYDLSDVIPGVDLRELYGFEVLSAKPVRAVVRIETDQGVFALKKVSHKPEKLQFMFEAQEHLWNNGFQTLPRFVKTVDGRPFVDLGEELLFLNNWLDGEEMNVKSREQLIEVVEVQAKLHAASRGFNPTLDASIKTRWGGWIERYEDQLNDILVCYDRMKDQEPRNEMEAVFLETVEPMLEMSRKSVELLKESPYLDVLYRERGQKGFIHGDFTYHNFIRTPEGVMQVIDFDYCAHELRAHDFARFLRKMLRRADWNPEVAETILKTYHAIDPLYADELQVLKAILYFPQRYWRAVERGFLSHRYSPEGAVKKMRQEVAKLDEWKSCLDVFPTSL; the protein is encoded by the coding sequence TTGGCAAAGAAAGAAAGTGTGACATACGATCTGAGCGATGTGATTCCGGGGGTGGATCTGCGCGAGCTGTACGGGTTCGAGGTGTTGAGCGCCAAACCTGTGCGCGCCGTCGTGCGCATCGAGACCGATCAAGGGGTGTTCGCCCTGAAAAAAGTCTCCCACAAGCCGGAGAAGCTGCAATTCATGTTCGAAGCGCAAGAGCATCTCTGGAACAACGGATTCCAGACCTTGCCGCGCTTCGTGAAGACGGTGGATGGCCGTCCGTTCGTGGATCTCGGAGAGGAACTGTTGTTCTTGAACAACTGGCTCGACGGTGAGGAGATGAATGTCAAAAGTCGGGAACAACTGATCGAAGTCGTGGAGGTGCAAGCGAAACTGCATGCCGCGTCTCGCGGGTTCAACCCGACGCTGGATGCATCGATCAAAACCCGCTGGGGCGGTTGGATCGAGCGCTACGAAGACCAGTTGAACGACATCCTCGTCTGCTACGATCGCATGAAAGACCAAGAGCCGCGCAATGAGATGGAAGCGGTGTTCCTCGAAACGGTCGAGCCGATGTTGGAGATGTCCCGCAAGAGCGTCGAGTTGCTCAAGGAATCGCCATACCTTGACGTCCTCTACCGCGAGCGCGGGCAAAAAGGCTTCATTCACGGCGACTTCACCTACCACAACTTCATCCGCACGCCGGAGGGCGTCATGCAGGTCATCGACTTCGACTACTGCGCTCATGAACTGCGTGCGCACGACTTCGCCCGCTTCCTGCGCAAGATGCTGCGCCGTGCCGACTGGAACCCGGAAGTCGCCGAGACGATCCTCAAGACCTATCATGCGATCGACCCGTTGTACGCAGACGAACTGCAAGTGCTCAAAGCGATCCTCTACTTCCCGCAACGCTACTGGCGTGCCGTGGAGCGCGGGTTCCTCTCGCATCGCTATTCGCCGGAGGGTGCTGTCAAGAAAATGCGTCAGGAAGTTGCCAAACTGGATGAATGGAAGAGCTGTTTGGACGTCTTCCCGACCTCCCTGTAG
- a CDS encoding CotS family spore coat protein, whose product MGEQTTISQALVESGFAPEVLDAYGFDVYDAESVRKVVRLNTSLGILALKKFKLSDEELDYSLAAMRHVKEQGFEVPGLIPTRDGRLYVTLEDAKYFVMEWLQGRESKYSHIHDLALSARGLGDFHKATRGFTPPSSSRLAGKEQWGSWTGHFLERIEELRNWQVQAEQGGTPFDNMYADVVAYGIQEATRSVELLLSSRYEEISKLEQAEQGFCHHDYAHHNVLITQENGQPGIAIIDFDYSISDIRAHDLASLILRNMKSDKWDARTAFFILKSYFERATPHGGEERLLHAMIRFPQDLYEAARYHFVGKNRPADVLESRLRKWAEQKHRRERFFRDFEDGARYVLEQGKIR is encoded by the coding sequence ATGGGGGAACAGACCACGATCTCGCAAGCGCTGGTAGAGAGCGGATTTGCGCCGGAAGTGCTCGATGCGTATGGATTTGACGTGTACGACGCCGAATCAGTGCGCAAGGTGGTGCGTTTGAACACGTCCCTTGGCATCTTGGCGCTCAAAAAGTTCAAACTCTCCGACGAGGAACTGGACTATTCGCTCGCTGCGATGCGCCATGTCAAGGAACAAGGCTTCGAGGTGCCCGGCCTGATTCCGACCCGCGACGGCCGCCTCTATGTGACTCTGGAAGATGCGAAATATTTCGTCATGGAGTGGCTCCAAGGTCGGGAGAGCAAATACAGCCACATCCATGACCTGGCGTTGTCTGCCCGCGGCTTGGGAGATTTCCACAAAGCGACGCGCGGGTTTACGCCTCCGTCGTCCTCACGCCTTGCAGGCAAAGAACAGTGGGGGTCGTGGACGGGACACTTTTTGGAGCGCATCGAAGAGCTGAGAAATTGGCAGGTGCAAGCGGAGCAGGGCGGGACGCCGTTTGACAACATGTATGCGGACGTGGTCGCATATGGTATCCAAGAAGCGACGCGGTCTGTGGAGCTGTTGTTGTCGTCTCGGTACGAGGAGATTTCCAAGCTGGAACAGGCAGAGCAGGGCTTCTGCCACCACGATTATGCGCATCACAACGTGTTGATCACGCAGGAGAACGGTCAGCCTGGAATTGCGATCATCGACTTCGATTATTCGATCTCCGACATTCGCGCCCACGACCTCGCTTCGTTGATCCTGCGCAACATGAAAAGCGACAAGTGGGATGCCCGCACGGCCTTTTTTATCCTCAAATCGTACTTTGAACGCGCCACTCCGCACGGGGGGGAAGAACGGCTGCTGCATGCGATGATTCGCTTCCCGCAGGACTTGTATGAAGCGGCACGGTATCATTTTGTGGGAAAAAACCGACCTGCCGACGTGCTGGAATCGCGCTTGCGCAAGTGGGCCGAACAAAAGCATCGCCGTGAGCGGTTCTTCCGCGACTTTGAAGACGGAGCCCGCTATGTGCTGGAACAGGGGAAGATCCGCTGA
- a CDS encoding GNAT family N-acetyltransferase gives MIKQLDIQLHENAQRLLALQIPSYLIEAKLIDFDGIPPLHDTVETLMACGETFFVYERDGRLAGSIACEREGDVLVISRMMVHPDFLRQGIARKLLRHLQAVSDFTTGLRVSTGSRNTPALQLYRSEGFRETGEREVAPGVFITFLEKGSCT, from the coding sequence ATGATTAAACAACTTGACATTCAACTGCATGAGAACGCCCAAAGGCTTCTTGCGCTACAAATTCCTTCCTATTTAATAGAAGCAAAATTGATAGACTTTGACGGCATTCCTCCTCTGCATGACACGGTGGAAACGCTGATGGCCTGTGGCGAGACGTTTTTTGTTTACGAGAGGGACGGACGCTTGGCGGGGAGCATCGCCTGTGAGCGAGAGGGGGACGTTCTCGTGATCTCGCGGATGATGGTTCATCCGGACTTCCTTCGCCAAGGGATCGCTCGCAAGTTGCTTAGGCACCTGCAAGCGGTGTCAGACTTCACAACGGGCTTGCGCGTCTCCACCGGATCGCGCAACACACCGGCGTTGCAACTCTATAGAAGCGAGGGTTTTCGAGAGACAGGGGAGCGCGAAGTGGCTCCGGGCGTCTTCATCACGTTCTTGGAAAAGGGCTCCTGCACGTAA
- the pxpB gene encoding 5-oxoprolinase subunit PxpB has product MVNFEPLGEQAVLVRLGMEIREETFYEVTALAAELEARPFPGMWEMIPAFTTLTVFYHPHVSSYEQVCSYVEKALHSRPANSAPTSRVVEIPVCYGGEFGPDLEFVAEQNGLDVQEVVKFHTNAEYLVYMIGFAPGFPYLGGMPEEIAAPRKSTPRIKIPAGSVGIAGKQTGVYPLETPGGWQIIGQTPVRLFRPESERPSLLQGGDRVKFRAVTVDEFQAWQEGETP; this is encoded by the coding sequence TTGGTAAACTTCGAGCCCTTGGGTGAGCAGGCGGTGTTGGTTCGCTTGGGGATGGAGATTCGGGAAGAGACGTTCTATGAGGTGACGGCGCTGGCGGCGGAGCTGGAGGCGCGGCCGTTCCCGGGGATGTGGGAGATGATTCCGGCGTTCACGACGCTTACGGTGTTCTATCACCCGCACGTTTCGTCCTACGAGCAAGTTTGTTCCTATGTAGAAAAAGCGCTCCATTCCCGTCCCGCGAATTCTGCGCCGACTTCGCGTGTGGTCGAGATTCCCGTCTGCTATGGCGGGGAATTCGGGCCGGACTTGGAGTTTGTGGCGGAGCAAAACGGGCTGGATGTGCAAGAAGTCGTCAAGTTCCATACCAATGCGGAGTACCTTGTCTATATGATCGGTTTCGCACCCGGCTTCCCCTATCTGGGCGGGATGCCGGAAGAGATCGCGGCGCCGAGAAAATCGACCCCGCGCATCAAAATTCCGGCCGGATCGGTCGGCATAGCGGGCAAACAGACGGGCGTGTATCCATTGGAAACACCCGGCGGCTGGCAGATTATCGGGCAAACTCCCGTGCGATTGTTCCGTCCCGAGTCTGAGCGTCCGAGTTTGTTGCAAGGAGGCGACCGCGTGAAGTTTCGAGCGGTGACCGTGGACGAGTTTCAAGCTTGGCAAGAGGGCGAGACTCCATGA